The DNA window GAAGCGGGGAGGACCGCGCTCCGCGCGCTCCAAAGCTCCGACCGCGTGAGCGTAGTAGAAGGTCTGCGGCAGGAGCCTGCCCACGTTGATCGAATTGGCCGAGGTCAGCCTGTGGGTGGCCCGCAGCTCCCGGTCTGCGAAAGCAGCCTTGGCGAGCGCCTGGCAGTCGTCGAAGGTGCCGCGCACGGCCACCGCCGTAACGTTGCCGCCGAGCGTGGTCATCTGTCGCCGCTGACGTTCGGTGACGGCGTCAAGCGGAAACAGCGGCACCGTCCGGCAGCCCTCGAGACCTGTGAACGCGGCGACCACGGCCCCGCCGGTATCGCCCGAGGTGGCGACCAGCACCGTCCTGGGTGACTCTGCCCCGGATGGCGTCGGCCGAGGCGCGGCGGTCGGATGCGGCGTCGGAGCCGACGGGCCGGGACCGGTGTCGTCCGTCACTCGAGCCATGAGCGCCGCCATGAACCTCGCTCCTACGTCCTTGAAGGCACACGAGGGTCCGTGGAAGAGCTCGAGGATGTAGGCGCCGGGGGCGATCTCGACCAGAGGCGCCGGGAAATCGATGGCCGCCCGCGCCGCCGCCCGCGCCTCTGCTCGCATCCCCGGAAGCAGCGCACCGGCGATCGTCTGCGCGCTCTCCTGGAAGCTGTCGCCGACCCGAGATCGGCTCTCGCCGGAGCTCGGCGAGCCCGCGTTTCCGTACGGCCAATCGACCTTCGGAAGCGGCCGGGGCAGAAAGAGACCGCCGTCCTGCGCCAGGCCGGTGAAGAGCGCTTGAGCGAGGCTTACCGGACCTGCGCCCCGCGTGCTGAAGAACGCGGTATTCGGG is part of the Gemmatimonadota bacterium genome and encodes:
- the thrC gene encoding threonine synthase, whose protein sequence is MARPGLSPNTAFFSTRGAGPVSLAQALFTGLAQDGGLFLPRPLPKVDWPYGNAGSPSSGESRSRVGDSFQESAQTIAGALLPGMRAEARAAARAAIDFPAPLVEIAPGAYILELFHGPSCAFKDVGARFMAALMARVTDDTGPGPSAPTPHPTAAPRPTPSGAESPRTVLVATSGDTGGAVVAAFTGLEGCRTVPLFPLDAVTERQRRQMTTLGGNVTAVAVRGTFDDCQALAKAAFADRELRATHRLTSANSINVGRLLPQTFYYAHAVGALERAERGPPRFVVPSGNLGNLCAGLLAHRAGVPTAGFVAACNANDAFPRYMSGTETAFTGAAPRSGDTLRSQATLSSAMDVAAPSNLERIQAIFPNHDDLGALVTAVSVSDAQTADCMERTWKESGYLLDPHTAVGVHAHERIPACGAPTVILSTAHPAKFPEVVEPVTGVDPVPPPSLAAALERDERWVEIAPDLSELAGVLA